A DNA window from Myxocyprinus asiaticus isolate MX2 ecotype Aquarium Trade chromosome 15, UBuf_Myxa_2, whole genome shotgun sequence contains the following coding sequences:
- the LOC127452497 gene encoding patched domain-containing protein 3-like produces MLKCKTNCIERPLSLAFEKLGRVIGRYPCVFLLLALYVAAALGAGFIFLNERQANDIEDQFTPVNGPAKMERKIVEEYFPQSEEFSHLRLSSEGTFASLIITDLQGGNILTEAAFDDIIELDRHVKSIKTGNNFTSLCAKINGNCMTNAVLDIINNKPNEVVSTAISYPIHNGTFLGTSIGGVELKAGSSEITSAKAIRLFYFLKEEKTKENSEWLDGFLKFFSNYTEMKVVHVSYFTSVSRQEELEANSDSVIPFFSITYCLAVNISILSCLRLDCVRTKVWVAMSGVLSAGMAVLASFGLLLFCEMPFAMTVATAPFLILGIGVDDMFIMISCWQKTKVYDEVEDRLAETYKEAAVSITITTLTDVLSFYIGLLTPFRSVQSFCMYTSTTILFCYIFNITFFGACLALNGRREKGNKHWLTCMEVPKASDDDDATGNICCVGGAYDKDTGTDLEMPMDLFFKNHYGPFLTKTWVKMFVCLFYAGYLAVSIYGCFQIKEGLDLKNLAADGSYVGSYYDDEDTFFSAYGPNVMLVMTDENFQYWNSTARQNLDLCLENFQNLSMVSKDSDISPISWFHAYMNYGKNLNLNLDDETQFKRHLTDFLGVSGFSQDVNFTNNEIRASRMFIQTVNISTAVDEKDMLNAFRETAEQCGKVQTPIDLTVYHPAFIYFDQYAVIVTNTIQNVVAATCAMLVVSLLLIPNPLCSLWVTFAIASVIVGVAGFMALWDVSLDSISMINLVICIGFSVDFSAHISYAFVSSEKPSVNEKALDAIYKLGYPILQGAVSTIAGVVVLAAAKSYIFRTFFKIMFLVIMFGAIHGIVFIPVFLTFFGICGQMSCTKQEKNTLSEVQSENCNRKNQQVAPIMMASAKIDNDRQRTIQSPDNDSKNQQIATVMSLTTQLTNCGSIDFDCY; encoded by the exons ATGTTGAAGTGTAAAACTAACTGCATTGAGAGGCCTCTGTCTCTGGCCTTTGAAAAGCTTGGTCGTGTTATTGGTAGATATCCATGCGTGTTTCTTCTATTAGCTTTATATGTAGCTGCAGCTCTTGGAGCTGGTTTTATATTTCTTAATGAGAGGCAGGCAAATGATATCGAAGACCAGTTCACACCTGTAAATGGACCTGCCAAGATGGAGAGGAAGATTGTAGAGGAATATTTCCCTCAATCTGAAGAATTTTCTCACCTGCGACTTTCGTCTGAAGGAACTTTTGCATCTTTGATCATTACAGACTTACAGGGAGGAAACATACTGACTGAAGCAGCTTTTGATGACATTATTGAGCTAGACAGACATGTCAAAAGTATTAAGACAGGAAACAATTTCACAAGCCTTTGTGCCAAAATAAATGGAAACTGTATGACAAATGCTGTTTTAGACATCATAAATAACAAACCAAATGAAGTAGTTTCAACAGCTATTAGTTATCCCATACATAATGGCACATTTTTAGGAACAAGTATCGGTGGTGTTGAGCTAAAGGCAGGAAGCTCAGAGATAACCAGTGcaaaagcaatcagacttttttattttttaaaagaggaGAAGACAAAGGAGAACTCTGAATGGCTAGATGGTTTTCTTAAATTCTTCTCAAACTACACAGAGATGAAAGTG GTGCATGTGTCTTACTTCACATCAGTATCAAGACAGGAGGAGTTAGAAGCCAATTCAGACTCGGTGATCCCCTTCTTCTCCATTACCTATTGCCTGGCTGTTAATATTTCAATTCTTTCTTGTCTGAG GTTAGACTGTGTAAGAACCAAGGTGTGGGTTGCCATGTCTGGTGTACTCTCTGCTGGTATGGCTGTTCTTGCCAGTTTTGGATTGCTGCTCTTCTGTGAAATGCCTTTTGCCATGACAGTGGCCACAGCCCCCTTTCTCATTCTTG GTATTGGAGTTGATGATATGTTCATTATGATCTCCTGCTGGCAGAAGACAAAAGTTTATGATGAAGTTGAGGATCGCTTAGCAGAAACATATAAAGAGGCCGCTGTTTCCATCACCATCACCACACTGACAGATGTGCTCTCTTTCTACATTGGTCTCTTGACTCCGTTTCGCTCAGTACAGTCTTTCTGCATGTACACAAGTACAACGATTCTGTTCTGTTACATCTTCAACATCACATTCTTTGGCGCCTGTCTTGCTCTGAATGGAAGACGAGAGAAGGGTAATAAACACTGGTTGACCTGCATGGAAGTCCCAAAAgccagtgatgatgatgatgctacTGGTAATATTTGTTGTGTTGGTGGAGCTTATGATAAAGATACTGGCACTGATTTGGAAATGCCAATGGATTTATTCTTTAAAAACCATTACGGGCCTTTTCTGACAAAGACATGGGTAaagatgtttgtgtgtttgttctaTGCTGGATATTTGGCCGTCAGCATCTACGGATGCTTCCAAATTAAGGAGGGACTTGATCTGAAAAATTTAGCAGCAGATGGCTCATATGTTGGTAGTTACTATGATGATgaagatacatttttttctgCTTATGGCCCCAATGTCATGTTAGTTATGACTGATGAAAATTTTCAGTACTGGAATTCAACTGCACGACAAAATCTTGACCTGTGTTTGGAAAATTTTCAGAATCTGTCAATGGTTTCTAAAGATTCAGACATTTCACCTATTTCGTGGTTTCATGCATACATGAACTATggaaagaatttaaatttaaatttagatGATGAAACGCAATTCAAAAGACATTTAACTGACTTTCTTGGTGTTTCTGGTTTTAGTCAAGATGTCAACTTCACTAACAATGAAATTCGTGCATCGCGCATGTTCATTCAGACAGTGAACATCAGCACAGCTGTAGATGAGAAGGACATGCTGAATGCATTCAGAGAAACAGCAGAACAATGTGGAAAGGTTCAGACACCCATTGACCTAACAGTGTACCACCCTGCATTTATCTACTTTGACCAATATGCTGTCATTGTCACCAATACAATCCAAAATGTAGTAGCTGCTACATGTGCAATGTTAGTGGTTTCACTCCTGTTGATCCCAAATCCTCTATGTTCTCTCTGGGTCACATTTGCCATTGCATCTGTTATTGTGGGTGTGGCTGGTTTTATGGCATTATGGGATGTTAGTTTAGACTCAATATCTATGATTAATCTTGTTATTTGCATTGGATTTTCGGTGGACTTCTCTGCTCACATTTCCTATGCTTTTGTGTCCAGTGAAAAACCCTCAGTAAATGAGAAAGCCTTAGATGCCATCTATAAACTGGGTTATCCAATATTACAAGGTGCAGTGTCCACTATTGCAGGTGTAGTTGTGCTTGCAGCCGCGAAAAGCTACATCTTCAGAACCTTCTTTAAAATCATGTTCTTAGTCATCATGTTTGGAGCCATCCATGGGATCGTTTTCATACCTGTGTTTCTTACCTTCTTTGGCATTTGTGGCCAGATGTCTTGTACTAAACAAGAAAAGAATACACTGAGTGAAGTCCAATCTGAGAACTGCAACAGAAAAAATCAGCAAGTTGCTCCAATAATGATGGCTAGTGCCAAAATTGATAATGATCGACAGCGTACAATTCAATCTCCCGATAATGACAGTAAGAATCAGCAAATAGCAACAGTGATGAGTCTGACAACACAGCTGACGAATTGtggttctattgattttgattgtTACTGA